From Manihot esculenta cultivar AM560-2 chromosome 18, M.esculenta_v8, whole genome shotgun sequence:
ACTAAAAGCTATAGTCCTTAAAgatattaaattcaaatttattaattaaaaaaaattgtttaatgcaacttaacaattaaaatataattatgaaatgCCAAACACACAGGATTTGTGGCTGAATTCAACACAAATCACCACTcatttgtatttaattaaagCTTTTGCTTTTGAAAGGCAAAGGCACCCAGCCATAATGATGTCAGACTACAATGACATGCTCAAATAaattctatatattattaaagcaaattaacaataaaaacatgTCCAAATTTGAGTAGGTTATGATTGCATCATCTCAAATCAAAGGCATTGTAATTTGGTTTTCCCGTGTCTACAAATATCAATCAACTTGGGAATTATACTCTACATTATTGAAGCTTTTAACTTTTGCCCCTCTGCACTTTCTAATTATGGTATTGGGTAATGGGTGGGGCTCCAAATTGTATATAGGGCCACTTGGTTAATCAATGACATAATCATGAAGTTGAGTTTGGGCTGTTTTGGCCTCTGATTTGTGGCTTCCGCTCACCAGTTCTGAAAAATTGGGTGTCTGGGTCTGAAGACAAATAAGACCATCACATTTGCCTCTTGCACTCTTAGTTCCAATCTGATGATGAAGATCACACAACTAGTGCTTCACCTTTTGCCAACATTTCCTTGCGTCAATGGATTGCCAAACGTAATTATTGTGTAGAAATGATTCATTATAGACCAGTCCAATATAATGACTAATGGATTTCAGACTGACAGGTTTGCCGTGCCGCAACTCAAATTAAAGAGGCTTAAGCCAATTTAATATAGACCCATAATATGTTGCATAAGATGAGACCCAAACCAACTAAAGTCCGATTTTACAGACCACATAAAATTCGAAGGAAATCGAGATAGTCAGACTCAACTAATCATCAACGTTCTTATGAaagcaataataaaaattatattaaaaaagaattaaaagaaattaaataactgTTTGATGAAAACAAAAATCTTGTATTTGTGTGAAGGTGTTAGTCGGTAAAGATGTAGGaggagaaataaaaataaaatgaggtAATGATAAACAGAGACTGAATTTACTAAAACAGACTGAATCCTAAAGGATACATGAGTTTGAAAGTAATGGGCTTGTGTGCATTTTGCTTGCAGAACGCAATTGTTTGAGAATTTCTGAAGAGcgtaatttattattgtttatattgTATTAAGTGGTTTTCTAGTAAGTCAGACACCTAGGCAAGCAGACCCAGGTGCTCTATATGTCTTGAGTATTGAAGTCTGACGCATATTAACACTATAAATACCTTTACTACTACAGCACACCATGcggaattaaaatattatatttttaaaattattaaatacaattatttgttattaattCTGTACAAGGAATTATCAATATGATATTAAAATGTGTAATATTACATAAAAGTGACGcaatatcatatataaaaaataacgaaCATATAGCTTTTTATGTTACTAATGAAATAATTCttataattctttttaaaagataatttcataaaattgatttattaatatattaattatttgtttctaaTAAATTagaatgaataaataatttataaaattgctCAATTATATTTATACACTACTagatttatcaataattttaaattatttagtttaattaataaaagttatttaaaaataaattttaaattaaattaattaaaagattagataaaacttaatttaattataatagattttaaaaaaattttaaattacaattataacaaattattttaccaaataaaaatatatattagcaTGTGCAATTGTATTTATCTAGTACTTTATATTACTGTaccttatttataataataagacCTCTTCAACTCCTCCAAAGTCCATACATCTATTCTATTATTCCGGGCTGGACTCAGAACCTAGGAGTCATATCAGTGCTCACTTCCGAACTATGAATGATAAACACATAAATATACAATATTTTCAATAACTTCCAGACTAGGAGTTCCACTTGGGAACTGAGCCCTGTATACACGACCCTCCCTCTCTCTCATCATTAAATTAGTCAAAAGccaattgaaattttataatgaCATCTCATGGTATATGATCTACACCAACAGCAAATATCAAGCCAGCAGCAAAAATCAGGCACGACTACTACTATAAGCTAACCTACAAGCAgcatattttgaaaataagaggaacagttgcaagatcacGGGGATGTTATAAACCTTCAAAGCGACATTCATACAGTAATAACAAGAAAGATTTGGAACAGAACTTCCCCAGTCATTCAGCTCAAGAAGTTTCCAACGCAAACAGAAAATTGAAAGAACTCACTACTTTTTGTTCTTATACTTCTTAATCATAAGGGATTTGGATGTATGCTGCATCAGAGGCAAAAGGGACATCAGCATACATACCAGCAAGAGCACACCGTATGCACTCCAAGACCGTAAAAAGGAAAGCAAATGCAAACGCTGTCCAAAAATGCATGCCTAGTTTACCCCAGTAAAAACCATGTGGCAGAAAACGGGTCCCAGTCCCTATCACTTGGAGACCAATCTCCAACAACATGCCCATCACTACATGAAATCTGAAAAAGTGTGGCCATTCCTTCCTCCTCACAATTCCAAGATACGCAACAAAGAAATATGCCATCAGGGACCAGCTTGGCAAACTGCCAATTGCTCCAAGGAATGGGTATGTCAAAAATTCAAAGTCTTCAAGGAATGGGTGCAGGTGATATGCTGTCTCAGCATACATCCATGTCTCATGAAGAGGCATCAAATAAGGGAGACATGCTAAAGTCCTCCACCACCATCTTGGCTTCTTGGTCATTGGAGGATAGCGAAAACTGGAAGGGACATCTTTTGATGCTCGAGGGCACTCATATGATTTTCGTTGCCTTGGTAATGAGGGAATAGTGTGCCAAATTCTACCTTGATCACCACTTAAGAGTGGGGTTGACGAAGAAGAAAGGTGCAATAATGGCAAACCTATTATTGAAAATGTCTAAATTAGAACAAGAAGGACCATGATTGAGGTGCCGTATATAGCATATTAAGACCACCAAAGCGAGAAGTTATGGTCAGAACTGTTAAATAAATTAAGGCTTCATGGTAAGTCCACTATTTGTTTTGATGACAAAATAAACCATTTGCTTCATAACtgcttccaaaaaaaaaaatgggggtgaagggaaaaataaaataaaatagaagagGAGCattatgagagagagagaaagagagagttttTGCAGGTACCTCTACATGATCGGGATTTAGATGTAAGATCTTGAACTGAAGACAATGAACTCCTGATATTTAAGAATGCAGCCTTGGGAGTCGATCGAGGAACACATGCAGATAACAGGCTACTATGCATGGGTTTACATGTCCTGGTGTTTGTAAAAGCACACCCAGCAGCAGGAGGCGAGGCACACCCATTTAGAATCATCATCAGCTACCTTTTTGAAGATAAGGTAAGTTGAGAAATTAACAAAGGAAATTAAAAAAGATCCATAGACAAAAGATAAAACAAACCACCCAAGTTTCTTTTCAGAAATGATGTAGATTTTAGAACCAACTGCAGAGAGTGAGGAATTATAGGAATCAGAAGAAGCtatgaaaaaataaagtatCCCTCCACAGACTGTCAGGATAAGTTCTTAAggaatatttttcttttcagaCCTACAACCGTCAATGGTAATTGTACCATGAGAAAACAGACAGATTCTGAGGAGAATATATGGTTTTTATATGGAGTAATAAGCTATTGCCGGAACACAAAATTTTATCAGATCCACCTTCCATCCATTTGCAGCAAGAATCACCCATAAACAAAAGCTCCTACAAATAATACCTTAAACCAAAACAACAAATAAATGCAAATAACTTCAAAACAAAttaatctctctctcttttggAAAAGAGAAGTCCATTAACTGCTTATTTCAAAGTAGCAGATAAAACTAGGTCCATCATTCTTAGTGATGAAATGCTCATCAAAGGATTAACATAAAAGCCCTAAATTCAGAAGTTATCCTTTGTATTGAGGCACTTCATCTACACCATCAAAATACCATACCATTTCACAAGAATTGATCATGAAGCACCTAAATTCGAATCCCATTATATGTAAAATTCCCAAAcccatttagtattttaattttaatacccATGCCCGTTCCAAATCCATTTAACAATACCCGCATAATACCCGAACCCAACTACTTAGGAACTATTAAAGGTTGACATTTTAAATATCCTAAATATGAAGAACAATAATATGAATGAGCAAACAATATATAACCACAAGAACAAATAACATACAGTAActtaatcaacaaataaatttatttaagtcAATACACAaccaaaaactaaaataatcacACCAGTTCACCTAGTTAAATCTGAACCAtgctaaaattataattcaaccagcattaaaagaaaaggataaaagCTTTATCAAAGAACTAATAAATATGAACTAACGCAGTGGAAGgaacataaaaaattttcaatgtaGCCTAATCTATAGCAGCATTTCCTACCTTGATGGTGCATGGCACTATTTTCTTCTATTCTTGTAAGGTTGTGCTATTAAACAATATAATTGGTGCCTAATCTTGGTTATTGGTCAAACAGATGAAATCATTGATCCATCCATGAAAGGGATGCCTCCATATATGAATAAGGCATCAGATACAAAATTTGATGATTCAGATGAATATTCTGGTGCTTCTAGTGAGGGGATAGAGACAGAACCAGATGGGACTGAAGCCTGGTCACCAAAATTTATCACAGTAATAGAAATTCTATGATAAATGGCAAATTTACAATGACAATATTTCAtacaacaaaacaaaaaatcttgatgattaattaaaaaatctttaaCAGCAACTAAAATTTTTCTAACAGTAACTAAATAATCAGATTGATAATACATAAATTCTAAAGatctttaatagcaactaaaaAATCTTTAACAACATGCACTTAAAAAACCTTGATTATCAAAATCTGATTACAAACCTGAAGAGAGTTCCAGTCAAATCTTGATTACTAGAATAACCGATTCAACGAAAGAAAGAAACGCCAACTGGGAAGAGAGGGAAAGGAGTTGTCGCCAACTggggagagggaagagttgtcgTCGACTGAGGAGagaaaggagatgtcgccgacgcCGACTGGGGAGAGGGAAGGGTTGTCTccgactgggctgccggcagtcTCGGCATTCagcagtgaagtgggggagagaggcgTCGACAGCTGTATCTCTATCCAAGAAAAATTGATTAGGGTTGGTTTGGGACTTGGGTGGGTTTGTCAGTTTTTTAAAGGCGTATTGAAAaaacaatatataaatatttatcccttttttaatcttcattttaaaattttcgataataaaattaaccttTTTATCCatgtattatattatttaaaattatttttaaaattttattaaataaaaaaaatttaaatattcaaattaatttatatttatatttaaatttttaaataataaaattaattttttaatgtatcataattataattaaattaaattaataaaaaattataatataatcataacattttatttagcaaataaaataattttttaaatatatatttttatttcaataatatttttattattattttcgttatttatttttatacatatattatgatttaataaaaatttaaaaatataaaaaaattataatataaaatatataatattttattttatttaatattattaatataaaatataattttttaaaattaactaataaattaatatatattatatatttatttgttatataaatgagcaaaataaaaatattgaatatttcaaataatttatcataaatataattaatatatttatatttttataaaaattataaaagaaatatctttatatatttaaaaaatataatattttatttaatttaatattattaatataaaatataatttttcatatactaAAAATATGTGTATAATTTATAGTGATAAGTATAAATCTTcaatagaatattttaatatataataattataaagtgaaattttatttataataattatttatttaatattatatatgataaatataaaataaaaatatatttttaatataaattttaaattaaataattatgtatttattaatataaaaatttaagaaactatattataatttatcaataacttttcaaattcaatttagtatttttagttataattgtaacaaattgaaagaaattttattttattattcaaaatttaaaaatttaaatttttttatttaataaatttttttaataaataatattgacATAATATATgaactaaaaatttttaattaaaattaattaagataaataactaaaattaagataaatataaaaaaattaattctattttcaaatattttaaaattattatataaatatgaaagGTATTAAACGGTTAATTTAttagaataattatttataatttaaatattaaacataATCAATATATGCTTATAGTTAAAGAATATTTaacgaaattttaatatataataattatatgtgAAATTTTATGTCGAattcatttataataaatatttattatatataatatatttattattatattaataaatataaatatatttacttttaatataaaatttaaattaaaaaagtatgtgttttattaatataaaattttaggtgctataatgttaattattattattatttttatttttaatataatgttttagttataattataataaattgaatttttttaattttattactaaaattataaaattttaattataaatatggaTTAATgtagatatttaaatttttttaatcgaTGCTCgtaatttttaatatgaatgAATCCTAACTATACTGGTTGAATAATATTTTCGTGAGCTAATTTAAAgaggaaaataatttatttaaataatgttGAATTGATATTTAGGTTTTATCAAAGTGACGGAAGACCAAGTTTCTTCCAGGAaaacttttatattattattatttttttttttcaacaaaacAAAGCTCTTCTTTAGAGTAATAGTCAAATTATCGGAAATGAATTTTCGACctatcttaattaaaaaaaatatttttctaataataaagtatttttgttgaatttgtaattttaaatattaaaatttgtttattattttttaaatcatactaaatctgaaaaaatatataaaagataaTTAAAAGTTATGTATGATAAAAGAAATAcatattataaattgattttagCGCAACAGTCCATCATGAAAGTTGTCaggatattatataaaaaattaacttatcatataaaaaattaaaagttaatttttcaTCTACTATCATTCTTGGGATAATTCGTCAACATTAATCTATGAGTTAAATGATTTATTTCTTCCTCTCACTCACCTCTATAGCACTTAGAATATAAAATCACTCATCTCTATAGCATTTAGAATACAAAATCACCTAGAAGAATAACAATGGAGTAAGGATATAGCTATTCGCTTTATTGTACTTGAAACTCAAAAAACCAATCATCTAAACATTTATATTCTTCACGACCATTTAAACATTgacatttttttaatagaaaaaagaatATATCACCCCTCCAGAAAACAGAAAATGATGAAAGAATTTgttaaaataaaggaaaagatGATGTCTTAGATTCTATAACGAATCTAAATTCAGGTAAGTTTTTGTAGTAAATTtggatatataattatttttatgcatTCATACTTTTTTGCCACATTTACACAAACACGGAAGTTGATGGACTTTTAGACTAGAATATCCTAAGTCGGTTTAAGTTCTATTCAACTTTCAAGGGCAGGTTGTACTAGGGTTTGCTCTTTTTCAATGCGTTTGATAGACCCCTGAGGCAGTCCACTCGGTCGATCATCAAGAATAAGaagtatttaaattaaatatgctGATATGTTTATCCTGCAGCATTTATTCgttattttttttagttgttTACTTAGTCATATTTGGTGTTAACAAATCATGGCTAGAATCTCTCATGAGTGCCGTTTGTGGCCATTAAGTTAGGAATAAGTTGTTGAGTTTTTTCCTATTTAAATTCTTTGTAGCTGCAGCaataaaggggaaaaaaaaccagaaactttttatttttcttaattaatttcttaaggTTTTGACTGGGACCCatcagtggtatcagagccattaattcctaattttttttctttctctcttttctttttcatggcaACAAACAAAGAGCGAATTGAGAATTTGGAAGCTGGCCTTGGTCAGCTCCAGGAGAGTGTATCAAAAATGGAACAGGGACTTCGCAATGAGCTGCAACAACTCACAGCAGCCATTTCTAAGATCTCTGACCTATCGCTTGCTGGTAAGGAGGCATCTAGCAGTGTTGGAGACCGAATCAGCCAGGTTCGCGACAAACAAGCTGAACCCAGGGATGGAGACAAACCATTGTATTCTAAACAATCCACGCCCGTCAAAAGACTTTCCTGGGAAGAGATGCAGAATCGGCGAGCAAAGGGATTGTGTTTTAACTGCGACGAAAAATTTTTTCCAGGCCACAGGTGTTCCAAACCGCAGCTTCTCCTCCTTGACGGTGGCCTTAATTTTGACGAGGATGACGAAGAAATTGAGCCTGAGATTTCGTTGCACGCTCTCTCTGGTTGGTCTTCCGCAGGTACTATGAGAGTTGCACTACAAATTCAATCTTTTGAGCTGATTGTTCTTATTGATAGTGGGTCTACTCATAACTTTGTCAATGAGAAAATAGCTGGGCTTATCAGACTTCCGGAGCACCCAACGAGGCCATTCACTGTGAAGGTGGCAAACGGTACTCCTCTGCCCTGTAATGGAAAATTCAAAGATATCTCATTCTCCTTACAAGGTATACCCTTTATTGCTACATTTTATTCCTTACCAATTATGGGATTAGATGTCGTTTTGGGAGTGCAGTGGTTACAACAACTGGGTACTGTTCAATGTAATTGGAAAACTTTGACGATGAATTTTGAATGGGAAGGACAGCAACGCCATCTACAGGGCATCCAACACCAGCAGATTGAACCCCTTTCCTTGAGGGCTATGACTAAAGAATTGCACCATGGCAGCACAATCTTTGCTATATGTGTTGAAACCACATCAGTTATACTCGAAGGAATACACCCAGAAATGCAACAATTACTTAGTCAATTTGCAGACATTTATCAGAAGCCAACCCAGCTTCCACCTCACAGGGACATTGAACATCATATCAACCTTAAAGATGGAACTGATCCGGTGAATGTACGCCCTTATAGGTACGCTTATTTTCAAAAAGCAGAGATTGAAAAGCAGGTACAGGTTATGTTGCAATCAGGGCTGATCCGGGCTAGTACAAGTCCATTCTCTTCTCCTGTTCTCTTGGTTAAGAAGAAGGATGGCTCATGGCGGTTCTGCACTGATTATAGGGCCCTTAATTCTGTCACAATTCGGGACAGGTTTCCAATACCATCTGTGGAGGACATGTTAGATGAGTTATATGGAGCTGCATATTTCACCAAACTTGATCTCATTTCTGGATTCCATCAGGTTCGGGTTCACTCTGCCGATATCCACAAGATAGCCTTCCGAACTCACAACGGCCACTATGAATATCTGGTAATGCCTTTCGGGTTATGCAATGCACCCTCAACCTTTCAGGCTCTTATGAACACTATTTTTCGCCcttatttaagaaaatttatgCTGGTTTTCTTTGATGATGTTCTAATATATAGCCCAGATTGGAACACACATCTCGAGCATGTCCGCCAAGCTTTTGAATTACTGAGGCAGCATAAACTCTATCTTCGACTCAACAAATGTGCGTTTGGCCAACAGCAAATTGAGTATTTGGGTCATGTTGTTACGCATGACGGGGTTCGTGTGGATCAAGGAAAAATAAAGGCTATGCTTGAATGGCCACAACCCACTAATATTTCTGAATTACGTGGTTTTTTGGGACTTACAGGTTATTACCGAAAGTTTGTTCGTGATTATGGTGTTATTGCTCAACCTCTAACTAATTTGTTGAAGAAGGGTAAATTCCTGTGGTCTGCCGACGCTGAATCATCATTTCAAGCCTTGAAAACAGCCATGACTACCACTCCTACCCTTGCTATGCCGAATTTTGATGAGCCTTTTGTTGTCATTACAGATGCATCAGGTACTGGCATTGGAGCGGTTTTAACTCAAAATGACAGACCCATTGCTTTTCTGAGCCGTGCCTTAGGAGTTTCCAAGCAATCTTTGTCTACTTATGCCAAGGAAATGCTAGCCATCCTTCAAGCAATCCGCACTTGGCGTCCTTACCTGCTTGGCCGGAAATTTTATATTCAAACTGACCAACGCAGTCTAAAGTACATGGTGGAACAACGGATTATCACTCCTGAACAGCAAAATTGGGTGTCCAAACTGTTGGGTTATGATTTTGAAGTCATTTACAAGCCAAGAAGGGAGAATAAAGTGGCTGATGCCTTGTCTCGGGTCACAGGTAGCCCTAGCCTGCATGCTCTATTCCTTCCTCACTCAACTCTGTGGGATCAGATTCGGGCAACTATGACTTCTCATCCATACATGTTAAAAGTTAGTCGATTGGCCACTGAGAAGCCAGAAGAACTGTATTTGTGGAAGAATGgattaattttttacaaaaatcGGGTGGTAATTCCTCCTCAATCTGATTTGACTACTAAGCTTTTGCAGGAGTTTCATGACTCCCCTTGTGGAGGACATTCTGGGGTGCTTCGTACCTATAAAAGGCTAGCACAACAATTTTTTTGGCCTTCGATGCGGGATCATATACAAGAGTATATTGCTGCTTGTTCGGTTTGTCAAAAGAACAAAGCATTGACATCTTCGCCGGCGGGTCTTCTTCAACCCCTGCCTATCCCAGAACAGGTTTGGGACGATATTACAATGGATTTCATTGATGGCCTTCCCTCTTCACAtggtaaaaattcaattttagttgTCGTCGACCGTTTAAGCAAGTATGCACATTTTTTATCATTGTCTCATCCATATACTGCTAAGATTATTGCTGAGAAATTTGTTGACGGCATTGTCAAGTACCATGGTATGCCCAAATCTATTATTAGTGACCGGGATCCTATTTTTATAAGTCATTTTTGGCGGGAGTTTTTTAAGCTGTCTGGCACTCAATTAAATATGAGCTCCTCCTACCATCCTGAAACTGATGGTCAGACTGAAGTCACTAATCGGTGTTTGGAACAATACCTCCGCTGTTTTGCTTCACAGCAGCCTCGCAAATGGAGTTCCTTCTTGCCTTGGGCTGAGTTTTGGTATAACACTTCTTTCCACAAATCAATTGGCATGTGTCCTTTTTTGGCTTTGTATGGCCGACATCCGCCTGTTATACCACGATATGAGTTGGGTCAATCTCTGGTTAATAAAGTTGATCAGACTTTGGCGACGCGGGATGAGATCTTacaagaattaaaaattaatttggcaCAGGCTGCTAATAACATGAAATAGATAGCCGATTTGAAGCGTCGTAATATTGAATATCAGGTGGGCGATTTTGTCTATCTTAAATTGCAACCTTACAGACAACACTCGGTGTATAGGCGTCCATTCCACAAACTTGCTAGTCGTTTTTATGGACCATATCGGATAGAAGAAAGAGTTGGCAACTTGGCTTACAAATTGCAGTTACCTCCTGGTTCTAAAGTTCATccagtgttttatgtttttcttttgaaaaaacaTGTTGGCACTGCTGTACCTGTTTCATTGGATTTCCCAAACCTCACTGACGAAGGATTTGCTATGTTGGAACCTGAAGCAATTCTTGATACTAGGTGGGTTCGCAACGGCTCTCGGGTTATAGAAGAATGTCTTGTTCAGTGGAAACATTTGCATCGTGATGATGCCATTTGGGAGAACTTTGCAGACCTACAGGCGCGGTTTCCTTCTTCCaaccttgaggacaaggttCCTTTGGATGGGGGGAGTAATGATAGACCCCTGAGGCGGTCCACTCGGTCGATCATCAAGAATAAGaagtatttaaattaaatatgctGATATGTTTATTCTGCAGCATTTATTTGTCATTTTTTTAGTTGTTTACTTAGTCATATTTGGTGTTAACAAATCATGGCTAGAATCTCTCATAAGTACCGTTTGTGGCCATTAAGTTATGAATAAGTTGTTGAgtctttttctatttaaattctttGTAGTTGCAGCattaaaggggaaaaaaaaaacccaaaaacttttttttttcttaattaatttcttaagaCTTTGACTGGGATCCATCAGCGTTGAGTCAATATTTACTTTGTCTGCTTTTTTTTCACTTGAATTACATATTAAGAATACGATAATCATTAAAAtagaatgaaaattttttttccattatGAATGAGATTTggacaaaaattttattatcctATTGGTATTTATAGTTGATTtgttatgttatttttttaatattctttataAATTTTAGCTTGCATTTCCAAGGTTCCTTTTGATGTattttgaatataattttttagctTGATGTGCGGCAGAGGTAGATAATCATACAGTAGTTGGAGCTTCGGGAATTTAGCAATCATGCGTGATCTTCTACTATGAAGTTGTTATTGAAGAGGACAAAAATTGGTGGTGTTGCGATTGTCATCAGGGTTGATGCTATAGTGAATCAGATGAGACATTACAAATTTTTCTTCTCGCGAGTTTAGGTTAATACTTTATGGAATTTTAACTGGGCCTGCTTTCGGTTGGGCTGGGCTAGTATAATCAATAGAGTGTTTTGAAGAGATTGGGTTTTTCTAACTCATATCTTATACTTTACTTTTTGGACCATATTAAAATGTACTTCTAATACATCGTTCAAAAAACattgatatttaattattataattctttataatttaagcagtaaataaaaaaaccactttatataaatttaatacattatgaataacataaaaaaaataaaaataaagaacagTCCTTTttatattgtcattattaattattatagatAAATCCTGCGCTTTAATAAAAGCCAAGCGACTGCGACTTTTTGCACCCGCCTTGAAGAAAAGCCTAAATTGCACGTACTGGAAAGAAAAAAGCACCACATACTGCCCTTTTTCATTTACCCTTTTGCCCTTCAAGTATTAAAGAACCAACTCAGTTCAAAAGGCGAAGAAAAAGGGcaaattttttacaaaaaaagaGGGCAAAAAGCGGAATATAATACGTGGCACAATTCCCCATGTGGGCTTCACTATGATTCACTCACACACCCTCTCATCTCCGTTTGAACGATCGGCCGTTCTCTCTGCCGCCAAACGAAACGAAGCTCCTTCCCAAGCCGTTGTGCTGCACATCGCATAAATTTTTGGTTCTGCCCTGTCTGACCTTCTTCATTTTTATTCTCTCTTAGAACGTACAGTgacagaagcagaagaagaagaagaagcgcTCCCTTTTCTCGCGTTCTGTTGGCTTCTCTATTTCAAATTTTTCAACGGTGAGAATTTGTTGCTTtcgttttatatttatttttcgtgTTTTTCAATTTGCTTTCCAGATAGTTCATAAACCCTAGTTTGATTTTTATCACGAATCGCCGTACTTCTCCATTGTTTGTCAGATTATAGTTATGAATGTTATTTTTTCTTGTGTAATTAAATGCTATTTTTGCAATTTTAAGGGGTTTCATttgttttttgtatttttttttattttgctgaatttttattattaaaaattatat
This genomic window contains:
- the LOC110606997 gene encoding protein TIC 20-I, chloroplastic, with the translated sequence MMILNGCASPPAAGCAFTNTRTCKPMHSSLLSACVPRSTPKAAFLNIRSSLSSVQDLTSKSRSCRGLPLLHLSSSSTPLLSGDQGRIWHTIPSLPRQRKSYECPRASKDVPSSFRYPPMTKKPRWWWRTLACLPYLMPLHETWMYAETAYHLHPFLEDFEFLTYPFLGAIGSLPSWSLMAYFFVAYLGIVRRKEWPHFFRFHVVMGMLLEIGLQVIGTGTRFLPHGFYWGKLGMHFWTAFAFAFLFTVLECIRCALAGMYADVPFASDAAYIQIPYD